One part of the Brevinematales bacterium genome encodes these proteins:
- a CDS encoding flippase, translating into MSNQPSISKNYIYNTLLTVLNIIFPLITFPYVARLLEPEGIGRVNYAQSVVGYFILLASVGIPAYGIKEVSKVRGDRDKLNKVFSELFILSTIFTLVSTLAYIVLFMFIDKMKNDPLLYIILGGNLILNIFAIDWLYSGIENYRYITIRSIVFKIVSFGLIFILIHQKSDYLFYALIFVIAISGANILNMINSRRYVSFSFRNLDLRRHLKPVFLLFLGGIIASVYKTLDTILLGGIKGDAAVGLYAINGKIVAMSMALIMSLSNVLIPRLSFYLNNRMQKEYNELATRSLNFIFFLSFPAIVLLTSFSHELLFVFGGDKFLAASLALKFLAPIVLLTPLSAFFVFHVLLPNNQERKMTLATLAGAVVNFTLNIIFIPLFSFNATCAAMSLSEASFVITLYILSRKYLSIPLFPRSSINYLIGAAGMLGIIFVFRIFIPDTLLLFILGTATSSAFYILLLLLIKDEFIYKIIEKGKSILLKILRITPKT; encoded by the coding sequence ATGAGTAATCAACCTTCGATTTCAAAAAACTATATTTATAATACCCTATTAACCGTCCTGAATATAATCTTTCCTCTCATCACATTCCCTTATGTGGCGAGACTCTTAGAGCCCGAGGGTATCGGAAGAGTCAACTATGCACAGTCTGTTGTCGGGTATTTTATTCTATTAGCCAGCGTTGGGATTCCCGCATACGGTATCAAGGAGGTTTCTAAAGTCAGGGGAGACCGTGATAAACTGAATAAAGTGTTCTCAGAATTGTTTATCCTCAGCACCATCTTTACGCTTGTTTCCACTCTCGCTTATATCGTTCTTTTTATGTTTATCGATAAAATGAAAAACGACCCTCTTTTATACATTATCCTGGGAGGAAATTTAATTCTCAATATTTTCGCGATCGACTGGCTCTACAGCGGGATCGAGAATTACAGATATATCACTATCCGGAGCATCGTTTTTAAAATCGTTTCTTTCGGGCTGATCTTTATCCTGATTCATCAGAAATCCGATTACCTTTTTTACGCGCTGATTTTCGTGATAGCGATCAGCGGGGCGAATATACTCAATATGATCAACAGCCGAAGATATGTCAGCTTCAGCTTTAGGAATCTGGACCTGCGGCGACATTTGAAACCCGTATTCCTTCTTTTCCTGGGGGGAATTATCGCCAGTGTATATAAAACACTTGATACAATTCTTTTAGGCGGCATAAAGGGCGACGCGGCGGTGGGGTTATACGCGATCAACGGGAAAATTGTTGCAATGTCTATGGCGCTCATCATGTCCCTCTCCAATGTACTGATACCGCGACTATCGTTCTATCTGAATAACCGGATGCAGAAGGAGTATAACGAGCTGGCTACACGTTCCCTGAACTTTATATTTTTTCTCTCCTTCCCCGCCATCGTTCTTTTAACATCCTTTTCCCACGAATTGTTATTCGTATTCGGCGGCGACAAGTTTTTAGCGGCAAGCCTTGCGCTTAAATTTCTTGCCCCAATCGTTCTACTCACCCCGTTATCGGCTTTCTTTGTTTTCCACGTCCTTTTACCCAATAACCAGGAGCGAAAAATGACTCTCGCAACATTAGCGGGAGCGGTAGTGAATTTTACCCTGAATATTATTTTTATCCCATTATTTTCGTTTAACGCGACCTGCGCGGCCATGTCGTTATCAGAGGCGTCGTTTGTTATCACGCTATACATATTATCACGGAAATACCTGTCCATCCCTTTATTCCCACGGAGCAGTATCAATTACCTGATAGGCGCCGCGGGGATGCTGGGTATTATATTCGTGTTCCGTATTTTTATCCCCGATACCCTTCTTCTATTCATCCTCGGAACCGCGACCTCCTCGGCTTTCTATATTCTTCTTCTTTTATTGATAAAAGATGAGTTTATCTATAAAATTATCGAGAAGGGTAAAAGTATCCTGCTGAAAATATTAAGAATAACGCCAAAAACGTAA